A single window of Pelorhabdus rhamnosifermentans DNA harbors:
- the rfbG gene encoding CDP-glucose 4,6-dehydratase has protein sequence MEFATGAMEIMEVGKMNSIEFWNKRKVFLTGHTGFKGAWFCLWLHSLGAEVTGYALNPPTKPSLFAVCNIDHLITSCIGDIRDRERLIVAMKRAEPEIVIHMAAQPLVRESYKNPTETYEINVMGTVNLFEAVRQCKNVKAVINVTTDKCYENKEWIWGYRENDPLGGYDPYSSSKACSELVTAAYCSSYFNPLNYIQHGVAIASARVGNVIGGGDWAADRLVPDCIKALLQNEKIRIRNPNSIRPWQHVLEPLLGYLLLAQRLYENGVMFGEGWNFGPNDSDAKPVEWMVKRMCEEWGIDAGYEIDKGTQLHEAHYLKLDCSKAKMRLGWRPNWNLEQALVKIVEWVHAYQAKDDMRGICIKQISEYMKSL, from the coding sequence GTGGAATTCGCAACAGGCGCTATGGAAATTATGGAAGTAGGAAAGATGAATAGTATAGAATTTTGGAACAAAAGAAAAGTTTTTCTTACTGGACATACCGGTTTTAAGGGAGCATGGTTTTGTCTATGGTTGCACAGCTTGGGGGCAGAAGTAACTGGATATGCTCTAAATCCGCCAACTAAGCCTAGTTTATTTGCTGTCTGTAATATTGATCATTTAATTACATCTTGTATAGGTGATATTCGTGATAGAGAAAGATTGATTGTTGCGATGAAGAGAGCTGAACCTGAGATTGTGATTCATATGGCTGCGCAGCCACTCGTTCGTGAGTCTTATAAAAATCCGACGGAAACTTATGAAATTAATGTAATGGGAACGGTTAATTTATTTGAAGCCGTTCGTCAATGCAAAAATGTTAAAGCCGTTATTAATGTAACTACAGATAAGTGCTATGAAAATAAAGAATGGATTTGGGGGTATCGGGAAAATGATCCATTAGGCGGTTATGATCCCTATTCAAGCAGCAAAGCATGCTCTGAGCTGGTTACAGCAGCGTATTGCAGTTCTTATTTTAATCCGCTAAATTATATTCAACATGGAGTAGCGATTGCATCGGCGCGGGTCGGCAATGTTATTGGCGGCGGCGATTGGGCCGCAGATCGGTTAGTTCCTGATTGTATCAAAGCTCTTTTGCAGAATGAGAAGATTAGGATCCGTAATCCTAATTCCATTCGCCCTTGGCAGCATGTGTTAGAGCCCCTTCTTGGATACTTACTGTTAGCGCAAAGGTTATATGAGAATGGAGTTATGTTTGGCGAAGGCTGGAATTTTGGTCCTAATGACAGTGATGCCAAACCAGTAGAATGGATGGTAAAAAGAATGTGCGAAGAATGGGGAATTGATGCAGGCTATGAAATCGACAAAGGTACTCAGCTTCATGAAGCCCATTATTTAAAGCTTGACTGTTCAAAAGCAAAAATGAGACTCGGGTGGCGTCCAAATTGGAATTTGGAGCAGGCACTAGTAAAAATTGTTGAGTGGGTTCATGCTTATCAAGCAAAGGATGACATGCGTGGAATTTGCATAAAACAAATTTCAGAATATATGAAATCGTTATAG
- the rfbF gene encoding glucose-1-phosphate cytidylyltransferase yields MKVVILAGGFGTRISEESHLKPKPMIEIGGRPILWHIMKIYSYYGHNDFIICLGYKGYCIKEYFAHYFLHESDITFDFGHDNQQVIHHRHAEPWKVTLVDTGINTMTGGRVKRVQSYVGNETFMLTYGDGVSNVNIEKLIEMHQKYGKLATVTSIQPAGRFGALKLSSDNFVKGFQEKPQGDGGWSNGGFFVLEPEVFNYIKGDATSFEGEPLERLACENELIAYKHDGFWHPMDTMRDREALEEMWNSQQALWKLWK; encoded by the coding sequence GTGAAGGTCGTTATTTTAGCAGGCGGCTTTGGTACTCGGATTAGTGAAGAATCTCATCTAAAACCGAAACCAATGATTGAAATCGGTGGACGGCCGATTTTATGGCATATTATGAAGATATATTCTTATTACGGACATAATGATTTTATTATTTGTCTTGGGTATAAGGGATATTGCATCAAAGAATATTTTGCTCATTATTTTCTGCATGAATCGGATATAACTTTTGATTTTGGTCATGACAATCAACAGGTGATTCATCACCGACATGCCGAACCGTGGAAGGTTACGCTTGTTGATACAGGAATAAATACTATGACAGGTGGTAGAGTAAAACGCGTGCAATCCTATGTGGGCAATGAGACTTTTATGCTGACTTATGGTGATGGAGTTAGTAATGTTAATATTGAAAAATTGATAGAGATGCATCAAAAATACGGAAAACTAGCTACTGTTACTTCTATTCAGCCAGCTGGCCGGTTTGGCGCTTTGAAGTTGTCTTCTGATAATTTTGTAAAAGGGTTTCAGGAAAAGCCCCAAGGCGATGGCGGGTGGAGTAATGGTGGATTTTTTGTATTGGAACCTGAAGTGTTTAACTATATTAAAGGAGACGCGACTAGTTTTGAAGGGGAGCCGTTAGAACGGTTGGCATGTGAAAATGAACTTATAGCTTATAAGCATGATGGCTTTTGGCACCCGATGGATACAATGCGGGATAGGGAGGCGTTAGAAGAGATGTGGAATTCGCAACAGGCGCTATGGAAATTATGGAAGTAG
- a CDS encoding glycosyltransferase family 2 protein, with the protein MLNQDIAEPNTLQQELIKIREYIKKFDVVDALSMPKVSIIIPTYNRQEMLKDAVESAMAQDYPNLEIIVTDNASIDGTDDMMKSYVKDDRIIYFRHDKNMGPVFNGRNACINIATGKYALLLCDDDYLLDSSYISKAINLILENQSIVLVHANCKWLNLSNGSVQVTNYKEARFIKGNEYFLYYETAEQYPHIVGLVTALFDREKAIHTMAYVDEGAVGGDMVLYLELMLLGNVGILGSCAGFYRFHDGSCSSHLENYVQMDSTIILLEKLKKMALEKQFNPQLLEQWINFRVFTYVRWFVVSCYNQGQHQAGECLLERIKEQYPAIYQAVKRSLNM; encoded by the coding sequence ATGTTAAATCAAGATATTGCTGAGCCTAATACTTTACAGCAAGAATTAATCAAAATACGTGAATATATAAAAAAATTTGATGTTGTTGATGCTCTGTCTATGCCTAAAGTAAGTATTATTATTCCTACTTATAATAGACAAGAAATGTTAAAAGACGCAGTAGAAAGTGCAATGGCACAGGATTATCCTAATTTAGAGATTATTGTGACTGATAATGCTTCTATAGATGGTACGGATGACATGATGAAAAGCTATGTAAAGGATGATAGGATTATCTATTTTCGTCATGATAAAAATATGGGGCCTGTTTTTAATGGTCGGAATGCTTGTATTAATATTGCTACGGGAAAATATGCACTACTATTATGTGATGATGATTATTTACTTGACTCTAGTTATATCAGTAAAGCTATAAATTTAATTTTAGAAAATCAAAGCATTGTTTTAGTACATGCTAATTGTAAGTGGTTGAATTTAAGCAATGGTTCTGTTCAAGTTACTAATTATAAAGAGGCTCGATTTATTAAAGGCAATGAGTATTTTTTATATTACGAAACAGCAGAACAATATCCTCATATTGTTGGTTTGGTAACGGCATTATTTGATAGAGAAAAGGCGATTCATACTATGGCGTATGTTGACGAAGGGGCTGTAGGAGGTGACATGGTATTATATTTAGAATTAATGCTATTGGGAAATGTTGGAATTTTAGGGAGCTGTGCTGGTTTTTATCGGTTTCATGATGGAAGTTGCTCCAGTCATTTAGAAAATTATGTGCAGATGGATAGTACAATAATTTTATTAGAAAAATTAAAAAAAATGGCTTTAGAGAAACAATTTAATCCACAACTATTGGAGCAATGGATAAATTTTCGAGTTTTTACTTATGTCCGATGGTTTGTCGTATCTTGTTATAATCAGGGACAGCATCAGGCGGGGGAATGTCTATTAGAAAGAATTAAAGAGCAATATCCTGCTATTTATCAAGCAGTGAAACGGAGTTTAAATATGTAA
- a CDS encoding FAD binding domain-containing protein, whose translation MLSKFDYVRPQVLEEAITYLDQHEGTKILAGGTDLMIMLRHHALMPEHILDIKSIDVLKRLEYHPKNGLFIGAAITVNEVAESKLIQEKYPALAQAAHSLASYQIRNRATLVGNICNASPGADLAGPLLVYEGQVHIARSHCIRVLNLNEFFTGVKKTVLQPQEMVIGIGLPIVGACDVSVYLKQARIKGHDLVGVAARLTEHKKLFLAMSAVAPTPVRMTQLEKMLNLQPLTVKRANWAGEAVRTFIKPISDVRSSDEYRTHIAGVLVKRALTQLLAERSEEMREKARIPLHVTVNGEQVDRLIDPTMTLLHFLRKELNLFGTKEDCGEGECGACTVIMNGVAVSSCIVLAVEANGANITTVEGLGQAGKISILQQEFIQHDALQCGFCCTGYTSSVAAILSADKRDDS comes from the coding sequence ATGTTAAGCAAGTTCGATTATGTCAGGCCCCAGGTTCTTGAAGAAGCCATAACATATTTGGACCAACATGAAGGTACGAAAATTCTTGCTGGCGGAACGGATCTTATGATTATGCTGCGCCATCATGCACTAATGCCTGAACATATTTTAGATATTAAATCAATTGATGTGTTGAAACGATTGGAATATCATCCCAAGAATGGTTTATTTATTGGAGCAGCCATTACAGTCAATGAAGTAGCTGAATCAAAATTGATTCAGGAAAAGTACCCGGCGTTAGCTCAAGCCGCTCATTCTTTGGCTTCATATCAAATACGAAACAGGGCTACTTTGGTGGGCAATATCTGTAATGCTTCGCCTGGTGCGGATCTCGCAGGTCCTTTGTTAGTTTATGAAGGGCAGGTTCATATTGCGCGCAGTCATTGTATTCGTGTGTTAAACTTGAATGAATTTTTTACGGGTGTAAAAAAGACGGTTTTACAGCCTCAAGAAATGGTAATTGGTATTGGACTTCCTATTGTTGGCGCTTGTGATGTGAGTGTTTATCTCAAACAAGCTCGAATTAAAGGACACGACTTGGTGGGTGTAGCTGCGCGTCTAACGGAGCACAAGAAACTATTCCTTGCCATGTCCGCCGTGGCGCCCACGCCCGTTCGAATGACGCAGCTTGAAAAAATGCTGAATTTGCAACCTTTGACAGTGAAGCGTGCAAATTGGGCGGGGGAAGCCGTGCGTACCTTTATTAAACCGATTTCAGATGTGCGTTCTTCTGATGAATACCGTACGCATATCGCCGGTGTGTTAGTCAAGCGTGCTCTCACTCAGTTGCTAGCCGAGAGAAGTGAAGAGATGAGAGAAAAAGCGCGTATTCCTTTGCACGTTACTGTCAATGGCGAACAGGTAGATCGTTTGATTGATCCAACGATGACATTACTGCATTTTTTGCGGAAAGAATTAAATCTTTTTGGTACCAAAGAAGACTGTGGTGAAGGTGAATGCGGAGCATGCACTGTTATTATGAATGGTGTCGCTGTGAGTTCCTGTATTGTCTTGGCAGTTGAGGCCAATGGGGCAAATATTACCACTGTTGAGGGCTTGGGACAGGCAGGTAAAATATCGATACTTCAGCAAGAATTTATTCAACATGATGCGCTGCAATGCGGTTTTTGTTGCACGGGGTATACGTCCAGTGTTGCCGCCATTTTATCGGCAGACAAGCGTGATGACTCTTGA
- a CDS encoding DUF1116 domain-containing protein, with amino-acid sequence MDQIKNHALIRALDKLLDNEKIDAANQVAVERLMNARPVLVDIDSALNVIPGMTKKTILHAGPPISWERMAGPMKGAIIGALLYEGVAKNPKEAEKLVLSGAIKFSPCHEHRAVGPMAGIISPSMPVQIIENKTHGNFSYATLNEGLGKVLRFGAYSDEVITRLRWMESELAPALKAAILLSGGIDLRSLIAQALHMGDECHNRNKAATSLFIREIAPYLVKADLPRAMISRVLEFIHSNDHFFLNLSMSACKASLDAAQGVANSTMVTTLCRNGVDFGIRVSGCPGSMWFTGPALYVKGLLFPGFTAEDANPDLGDSAIIETSGIGGFAMGGAPAIVQFIGGTVTDALNYTTKMYEITIAENTHYSIPNLNFRGTPTGIDVRKVIETGLLPTINTGIAHKEAGVGQVGAGVVTPPWECFETALLALAERMK; translated from the coding sequence GTGGATCAGATCAAGAATCATGCGCTTATTCGTGCGCTGGACAAATTGCTTGATAATGAAAAAATCGATGCAGCTAATCAAGTGGCCGTAGAAAGACTAATGAACGCTCGGCCTGTCCTCGTTGACATTGATTCAGCTCTCAATGTTATCCCAGGCATGACGAAAAAAACTATCCTTCATGCGGGTCCGCCGATTAGCTGGGAGCGAATGGCCGGGCCCATGAAAGGGGCCATTATTGGGGCGCTGTTATATGAAGGGGTGGCGAAAAATCCGAAGGAAGCCGAAAAATTGGTGCTGTCAGGTGCTATTAAGTTTTCCCCCTGCCACGAACATCGGGCAGTAGGCCCGATGGCTGGTATTATTTCTCCATCCATGCCTGTGCAGATTATTGAAAATAAGACGCATGGCAATTTTAGTTATGCCACACTTAATGAAGGATTAGGCAAGGTGCTGCGATTTGGTGCCTATTCGGATGAAGTGATTACACGGTTGCGGTGGATGGAATCAGAACTTGCGCCAGCGTTAAAAGCGGCCATTTTATTATCAGGCGGGATTGATTTAAGAAGTTTGATTGCTCAGGCTCTTCATATGGGCGATGAGTGTCATAATCGGAATAAGGCAGCAACAAGCTTGTTTATTCGCGAAATTGCACCTTACTTAGTGAAGGCTGATTTGCCGCGTGCCATGATTAGTCGCGTGTTGGAATTTATTCACTCCAATGATCATTTTTTTCTCAATCTGTCTATGTCGGCTTGTAAGGCATCTCTTGATGCAGCACAAGGGGTTGCCAATTCTACGATGGTTACAACGCTTTGCCGTAATGGTGTTGATTTTGGCATTCGTGTCAGCGGTTGTCCAGGTAGTATGTGGTTTACGGGTCCTGCACTTTATGTGAAGGGGCTGCTTTTTCCTGGTTTTACTGCAGAAGATGCTAATCCTGATTTGGGTGATAGCGCTATTATAGAGACAAGTGGTATTGGTGGCTTTGCCATGGGGGGGGCTCCGGCCATCGTTCAGTTTATTGGCGGTACTGTGACTGATGCGCTTAATTACACGACAAAGATGTATGAGATTACGATTGCTGAAAATACCCATTATTCTATTCCTAATCTCAATTTCCGCGGCACACCCACAGGCATTGATGTGCGTAAAGTGATTGAAACAGGACTACTGCCGACCATTAATACAGGCATTGCTCATAAAGAGGCCGGTGTGGGTCAAGTCGGTGCTGGAGTGGTGACCCCGCCGTGGGAGTGTTTTGAAACGGCTTTATTGGCGTTAGCTGAGCGTATGAAGTAA
- a CDS encoding PTS sugar transporter subunit IIA has product MFNFFNQKKDLILVAPIKGRIIDIADVPDEAFSQGMVGDGVAIEVLDNVVVAPCDGEVVFIPKSLHAIALQTPGGIEILIHVGIDTVELAGKGFTALVKIGDKVKTGDALLTFDPSYIQSQGKSLLSPVVLTNMAQRVGKVNKYYAASDGMIMRVTPK; this is encoded by the coding sequence ATGTTCAATTTTTTTAACCAGAAAAAAGATCTTATTTTAGTTGCGCCTATAAAGGGACGGATTATCGATATTGCCGATGTGCCTGATGAAGCTTTTTCGCAAGGAATGGTTGGGGATGGCGTGGCAATTGAGGTCCTGGATAATGTCGTTGTAGCTCCTTGTGATGGTGAGGTCGTGTTTATACCCAAAAGCCTTCACGCCATAGCACTTCAAACGCCTGGCGGGATTGAAATACTGATTCATGTGGGTATAGATACGGTAGAATTAGCGGGAAAAGGGTTTACGGCATTGGTTAAGATCGGCGATAAAGTGAAAACAGGCGATGCCTTATTAACGTTTGACCCGAGTTACATTCAAAGCCAAGGTAAATCACTCCTGAGTCCTGTTGTGCTTACAAATATGGCTCAACGGGTTGGAAAAGTGAACAAATATTATGCTGCGAGCGATGGAATGATTATGAGAGTGACACCTAAATAA
- a CDS encoding DUF7916 family protein, which translates to MIERILDLHPNELIKLKGINLLSSIRAAAGRTMVCEVICPVMPLLYDVTNAELAASMGADIILLNLYDVLSPAVFGVTPAAGESVIQALQRLAGRVIGINLEPFDSSCISQADFPVTEGRRATRKNARLAYEQGVQLITVTGNPKTGVSNASICQAIAEIKDELGDEVAIIAGKMHAAGVEGEMSESILTEKVAADFLAAGADVILVPAPGTVPGITVEKVTRISELAHKRKALIMTTVGTSQEGADRHTISTIALQSVMAGADIHHMGDSGYVGISIPENILTYSMAIRGRRHTFKRMAMRI; encoded by the coding sequence ATGATAGAACGAATCTTGGATTTGCATCCGAATGAATTAATTAAACTTAAAGGAATTAATCTCTTGAGTAGTATACGTGCTGCAGCGGGACGGACAATGGTGTGTGAAGTCATTTGTCCAGTTATGCCATTGCTTTATGATGTGACGAATGCTGAACTAGCGGCTAGTATGGGAGCAGATATTATTTTATTGAACTTATATGATGTACTTTCTCCAGCGGTGTTTGGTGTGACACCAGCTGCCGGAGAAAGCGTGATACAGGCCCTACAGCGTTTGGCAGGCCGGGTCATCGGTATTAATTTAGAACCTTTTGATTCTAGCTGTATCTCACAAGCCGATTTCCCGGTAACGGAAGGACGGCGAGCAACGCGGAAAAATGCGAGGCTGGCCTATGAGCAGGGTGTTCAACTGATTACTGTGACAGGAAATCCCAAGACGGGTGTATCCAATGCGAGCATTTGCCAAGCCATCGCTGAAATAAAGGATGAATTAGGTGATGAAGTGGCAATTATTGCTGGAAAAATGCATGCAGCCGGAGTAGAAGGCGAAATGTCTGAATCCATACTAACCGAGAAAGTAGCCGCAGACTTTCTTGCTGCAGGTGCTGATGTAATTTTAGTACCAGCGCCTGGAACGGTTCCAGGGATTACGGTAGAAAAGGTAACAAGGATTAGTGAGTTGGCCCATAAACGAAAGGCATTAATTATGACTACTGTGGGGACTTCCCAGGAGGGGGCCGATCGCCACACAATTTCCACCATTGCCTTGCAGTCGGTAATGGCTGGCGCAGATATTCATCATATGGGGGATTCGGGTTATGTGGGAATTTCCATTCCGGAGAATATCTTAACCTATTCAATGGCGATAAGAGGTAGACGGCATACTTTTAAGCGTATGGCGATGCGTATATAA
- the nagB gene encoding glucosamine-6-phosphate deaminase, whose protein sequence is MRIVIAKSYEDMSANAARMVAGQLYLKPNSVLGLATGSTPLNMYQELIKIHHEVSLDFSEVVTFNLDEYLGLKPEDENSYHFYMFQNFFKHINIQRNNIYIPNGLAQNIPAECQDYERKIQEQGGIDLQVLGIGVNGHIGFNEPDINFEAVTHKVKLDEETINVNARFFANIEEVPRYAISMGIKTIMNAKKILLLANGVSKAEALYRTIYKGITPETPASILQLHPDVTIIAEEGAAKLLRSATHDRTNLGFASE, encoded by the coding sequence ATGCGTATCGTTATTGCCAAAAGTTATGAAGATATGAGTGCCAACGCGGCAAGGATGGTAGCAGGTCAGCTTTACTTAAAACCGAACAGTGTTCTGGGGCTGGCCACAGGCAGTACTCCGCTCAACATGTATCAAGAATTGATTAAAATACATCATGAAGTCAGTCTTGATTTTTCCGAAGTGGTAACATTCAATTTAGATGAATATCTGGGCTTGAAACCGGAAGATGAAAACAGCTATCATTTTTACATGTTCCAGAATTTTTTTAAACATATTAATATCCAGAGGAATAACATCTATATCCCGAATGGATTGGCTCAGAATATTCCTGCAGAGTGTCAAGACTATGAGCGTAAAATTCAAGAACAGGGCGGTATTGATTTGCAGGTTCTAGGAATCGGTGTAAACGGACATATTGGCTTTAATGAACCGGACATAAATTTTGAAGCTGTTACGCATAAAGTTAAACTGGATGAGGAAACAATTAATGTAAATGCCCGATTCTTTGCGAATATTGAAGAGGTTCCTCGTTATGCTATCAGTATGGGGATTAAAACAATTATGAATGCAAAAAAAATATTGTTGTTGGCAAACGGTGTAAGTAAGGCTGAAGCTCTTTACCGCACAATCTACAAGGGGATCACTCCCGAGACACCGGCGTCCATTCTGCAACTTCATCCAGATGTTACGATCATAGCGGAAGAGGGGGCAGCAAAATTATTGAGGAGTGCGACACATGATAGAACGAATCTTGGATTTGCATCCGAATGA
- the nagA gene encoding N-acetylglucosamine-6-phosphate deacetylase — translation MKAIVKAQIITTQKILQNYAVIFDDKITHIIPEEALIHYDVSEKINAQGLYLSAGFIDIHVHGCAGIDTMDERADGITLLSERLAQTGVTAFLPTTMTMRFDQMDRTFIRIRTAMGDAPGAQVLGCHLEGPFINKSFKGAQDSAYILPPDFGKIKDYVDVIKIITMAPEWPDSAVFIRRCIDKGMTVALGHSAISYEEAMASIKEGVSHITHIFNALTPFHHRHPGVVGAAADSDVTCELIADNIHVHPAAQRLLLKIKGFDKIILITDAMRASLMSDGKYDFGGQIVMVQDGKARLASGVIAGSVLTLNQAVFNFKQTSGLDLAKVISMVTVNPAKRLGIAERKGSIAVGKDADMVIFDDTLAIHMTIVRGKTIYRR, via the coding sequence ATGAAAGCAATTGTAAAGGCTCAGATCATAACCACTCAGAAAATTTTGCAAAATTATGCTGTGATTTTTGACGACAAAATTACTCATATCATACCGGAAGAAGCGCTAATCCACTATGATGTGAGTGAGAAAATTAACGCGCAGGGCTTATATTTATCAGCCGGATTCATTGATATTCATGTCCATGGCTGCGCTGGAATTGATACCATGGATGAACGCGCCGATGGAATAACACTACTCAGTGAAAGACTGGCGCAAACCGGAGTAACTGCTTTCTTGCCGACGACCATGACAATGCGATTTGACCAAATGGACAGGACCTTCATTCGTATTCGGACGGCAATGGGAGATGCTCCTGGCGCTCAAGTCCTCGGTTGTCATTTAGAAGGCCCCTTTATTAACAAAAGTTTCAAAGGTGCACAGGATTCGGCATATATTCTTCCACCTGATTTTGGTAAGATTAAAGATTACGTCGATGTGATAAAAATAATTACCATGGCTCCAGAATGGCCCGATAGTGCCGTATTTATTCGTCGTTGCATCGACAAGGGAATGACGGTTGCTCTAGGGCATAGCGCTATTTCTTACGAAGAAGCTATGGCTTCGATTAAGGAGGGGGTTTCCCATATCACTCATATTTTTAATGCCCTCACTCCTTTTCATCATCGGCACCCCGGCGTTGTGGGTGCTGCGGCAGACAGTGATGTGACGTGTGAACTGATTGCTGACAATATTCACGTGCATCCGGCTGCGCAGCGGCTATTACTAAAGATCAAGGGTTTTGATAAAATCATTTTGATTACGGATGCGATGAGAGCGAGTCTGATGAGTGATGGGAAATATGATTTTGGTGGACAAATTGTAATGGTTCAGGATGGGAAGGCCCGACTCGCCAGTGGTGTAATTGCCGGCAGTGTACTTACTTTAAATCAGGCAGTTTTTAATTTCAAACAGACCAGCGGTCTTGATTTGGCAAAAGTGATCTCCATGGTTACCGTTAATCCAGCCAAACGCCTGGGTATTGCTGAACGCAAGGGAAGTATCGCTGTCGGGAAAGATGCCGACATGGTGATTTTTGATGACACTCTGGCGATTCACATGACAATTGTCCGGGGAAAAACGATTTATAGGAGGTGA
- the murQ gene encoding N-acetylmuramic acid 6-phosphate etherase, which produces MKDHKTNFWYVDEVSTDDMVKLFNEQDKTVAYAVEKTLGIVAAAVEMIVKKLRLGGRLFYLGSGTSGKISVLDATECPPTFGIDDGVIIGIISGGIPALYGWHEETEDTEEAAVQDLKSYNFSAADVLVAVSASGNTPYVLAAARFAGQLGATTIGLCCSPDGLLDTLTELCITIDVGPEVILGSTRLKAGTAQKMVLNMLSSGAMIRMGKVYKNLMVDVRPINNKLRQRVKDMVAATTGKKESLVTQALTDSAGNAKTAILMLTLDIDAATAQKLLEKHHGYLRQTIEDEQ; this is translated from the coding sequence GTGAAAGACCACAAGACAAATTTTTGGTATGTTGATGAGGTTTCTACTGACGATATGGTTAAGTTATTTAATGAACAAGATAAGACTGTGGCCTATGCTGTTGAGAAGACTCTGGGCATCGTTGCTGCTGCAGTGGAAATGATTGTTAAAAAACTCAGGCTAGGTGGACGACTGTTTTATTTGGGTTCGGGAACGTCTGGAAAAATCAGTGTTTTAGATGCGACTGAATGTCCACCCACTTTTGGGATTGATGATGGTGTGATTATTGGTATCATATCAGGCGGTATTCCTGCTTTATATGGCTGGCACGAAGAAACCGAAGATACGGAAGAAGCAGCTGTGCAAGATTTGAAATCCTACAATTTTTCTGCTGCCGATGTTTTGGTAGCTGTTAGTGCCAGTGGTAATACTCCTTACGTTTTAGCGGCTGCACGTTTTGCTGGTCAACTAGGCGCAACAACCATCGGTTTATGCTGTTCACCCGATGGCTTGCTTGACACGCTAACCGAGTTGTGTATTACTATTGATGTGGGGCCAGAAGTGATTTTAGGCTCCACCCGCCTTAAAGCGGGTACAGCACAGAAAATGGTTCTTAATATGCTATCTTCGGGTGCGATGATTCGAATGGGAAAGGTTTATAAAAATCTCATGGTTGATGTACGGCCCATCAATAATAAATTAAGGCAGCGCGTAAAAGATATGGTTGCTGCGACTACAGGAAAGAAAGAGTCTTTAGTGACGCAAGCGTTAACTGATTCAGCAGGAAATGCCAAAACCGCTATTTTAATGCTAACGTTAGACATTGATGCTGCAACTGCTCAAAAGTTGCTTGAAAAACATCATGGATATTTACGACAAACAATCGAGGATGAACAATGA